The genomic interval GCCCTCCGAGAGGAAGTTACTGTCCATCACTTCCTCCAGGAGCTCGTGAAGGACTCGCCGGCTCGGGGGATCGAAGGGAATCCGCATCCGCCTGCCAGCTCAGAAGACCACCGTGCAAGCCGATCGCAGAGTCATGCTGGCTTCTCCACAATGATCATGGTCACTCAGATGAAGTCCCTCGTCCGGATCTTGGAGATCCGATCGAGGAGGACGTTGTACTTGGTCAGGCGACACTCGGGGCAGTGAGCCCCGCAGAACGACGGGTCGAGGACCTGGGCCGACTGGCGCCGTCGCTCCTCCCCGTGCCAGATCTCGGTGAAACTGGAGTGGTAGAGATTGCCGAAAGGCTTCCACCACTCGTAGATGTTCAGGCGCCCGCAGATGTATACGCTCCCGTCGGCGGCGATCACGCTGCTCAGGCTGTGGGACCGGCAGGAGACCCCCGCGTTGCCCCGGACCTTGTTCTCCTCGAGGGCATCCAGGAGGATGGAAAACGTGGGACTTTCGTATTTCTTCAGGTACGAGAGGTCGGTCGGATCTGGAGCGATGTCCGGGGTGTCGATGACCGGCCTGAACTGGATGTAGGAGACCCCGTAGTCCTTAAGACGGAGGACGAGCGGCTCCAGGTTGGCCGTGTTGTCCTTGGTGACGATGTAGCCTACGCCTGTCATGGTCCCCGTCCGGGCGAGGGCCCGGATGTTCTCCATCACCCGCTCGAACGCATAGAGCCCCTTGTACTTCTTGAACTCGTCCTCGGAAGAGCAGTCGAGGCTAACCCGGATCCAGTCGAACTCGCCGATGAGTTCCCGATAGGGGAGCAGATGCCCGTTGGTGATAAGCCCGACCGACAGGCCATTAGCCCGGATGTGCTCCACGATGGCGTTGAAGTCCCGGTGGAGGGTCGGTTCCCCTCCGCCCTCGATCACGACGCCCCGCGTGCCGCCCGCCTTCAGCTCTTCAATCAGCTTGAAGACCACCCCCGTATCCAGCTCGCCCCCCAAGCGCTCACGGAGGTCCATGTCCGAGCACCACACGCACTTGTAGTTGCAGGCGTTGGTCAGGGAGAGCTCGACGCTGATCGGGAAGGTGGGGTCCGGCCGGGCCGCGGTCGTCTTCTGGATGGCCTGCAACTTCTGCGGGAAGATGGCCAGTTTCTGAAGGCTGATCTCCCCTCCCCTCGGCGCCTGGTTATTGTGCCGGGCGACCAATGGGTTGGCATCCAGGAACTTCACCACCGATTCGAAGCAGGGGTCAGGGACCTTCTGGAAGATCTCCCGAACCACCTCCACGTCCGGCTCGTACTGGAGGCACACCTTGTAGTTGGGCCGCTGAACCGTGAAGACAGGCCGGTAGATACGGAACCGCTTGAAGTGCTGCTTGAGGTAGAGCGTTCCCAGCTCCCGCTGCTCATCGGTGAGCTTGTGCCGGCTGAGCTTCTCGAGCACCTCTGCAGAGAGGACCTCCACCCCCATCCCGTAAATGATCCCCTCCTTGTGCTCGTTGTAGCTGAACTCAGCCCCCTCCCGGATATGCCCGTGGACGAGTTCGTCCAGGTAGGTGGCGTCCACCAGCGGGTAGTTGCCCGCGATGAGTACAACCAGGTCCGCCGACTCCGCCTCCGCGACAAGGCGGACGCGGCTCAGGACATCACGGTCCGGACCCCGGTGGGCTGGCACCCCAAGCCTGGCGGCCATATCCACGGTGGCGTTGTCCTCCGGGTTCACCGTGGTGGCCACCACAATGCCGCCAAGGGTCTTGGAGAAGCGCAGGCGTTCGAGAATGATCTGGAGGACAGGCTTCCCCTCGATCTCGATCAGGCTCCGCGCAGGCATGGCGGATGTTGATAACCCCAGACGGGTCTTCACGATCC from Candidatus Rokuibacteriota bacterium carries:
- a CDS encoding radical SAM protein translates to MNVVGIVKTRLGLSTSAMPARSLIEIEGKPVLQIILERLRFSKTLGGIVVATTVNPEDNATVDMAARLGVPAHRGPDRDVLSRVRLVAEAESADLVVLIAGNYPLVDATYLDELVHGHIREGAEFSYNEHKEGIIYGMGVEVLSAEVLEKLSRHKLTDEQRELGTLYLKQHFKRFRIYRPVFTVQRPNYKVCLQYEPDVEVVREIFQKVPDPCFESVVKFLDANPLVARHNNQAPRGGEISLQKLAIFPQKLQAIQKTTAARPDPTFPISVELSLTNACNYKCVWCSDMDLRERLGGELDTGVVFKLIEELKAGGTRGVVIEGGGEPTLHRDFNAIVEHIRANGLSVGLITNGHLLPYRELIGEFDWIRVSLDCSSEDEFKKYKGLYAFERVMENIRALARTGTMTGVGYIVTKDNTANLEPLVLRLKDYGVSYIQFRPVIDTPDIAPDPTDLSYLKKYESPTFSILLDALEENKVRGNAGVSCRSHSLSSVIAADGSVYICGRLNIYEWWKPFGNLYHSSFTEIWHGEERRRQSAQVLDPSFCGAHCPECRLTKYNVLLDRISKIRTRDFI